The Tessaracoccus aquimaris sequence ACTCAAGGTCGTTGAGCTGTTCGCGCCACTGGGCATCGGGCTTGATGAGCTTGGGCTGGTACTGCTCGGTCATGAATCGATACTAGGCGTCTGACCAAGCGGGCGGGGTCAGGACTCCTCGCCGTCCAGGTCCTCGACGGAGAGTTGCGTCGGGATGCCGTCGAGCAGTTCCATCGCTCCGAAGGCGTAGCGAGCCAGGATCAGGTGGCGCAGGTGGTCGCTGTCCCCCAGTGGGGCCGTGACGGCGATGGCGCCTGCGCGCAGCGCCGCCTGGGCGTGCGACTGGTACGCCGGGGTCGGGGTGAGGAAGAGGCTGCCCACCGCGATGTGCCTGCGTCCCTGGGCGCGCAGCGACGCGACCGCCGCCGCGGTCACCCGCCCATCGCCCTCGTCGACGGCGAGCTGGACGGGAAGCCGGTGATGCGTCGACCACTGGCGCGCACGCCGGGCGAGCAGGGAGTTGCCCCGCACGTCGGCACCCGCGGGTGCCCCCAGCACGAGGCCGTCGATCTCAAGGGCACCGCCGCGGTGCAGCGCCTCGCGGACGCGTTCGTCGAGGATGTTGAGCAGTTCGCTCGCCGGCCCGACGGGGCGGCTGACGACGACGTGGATGTCGGGGGAGTGGTGGAACGTGTCGAGCTCCTCCGCGTGGTCGGCCGCCGAGACGAGGTCGAGCGGAACCAGCACGGCCTCCGCGACATCCTCCGCGACGAGGGAGGCGATCACCTTCTGGAGTGGGGGCTTGACGCCCTCCAGCCGAGCCAGGTGGATCCTCAGGTCCTTGCGGGCACCCTGAAGTCCGCGCGCAATGGCCTGGAGGGTGGTGGCGACGGCCGGGTCGTCGGGGCCATCGGCCACGAGAACGATCGCGGGTGCTGTCACCGCCTCATCCTTTCTGCTCGTCGCTCCTGCAACGGTTTCGGGAGGGCTCTCCCCGCAGGGATCTCACGGGTCCTGGTGAGTTGCACTCACTTTCGACGGGTGGGCGATGGCGGTTTCGAACCGCCGACCTCTTCGGTGTGAACGAAGCGCGCTACCACTGCGCCAATCGCCCCGGCGATGCAGGAGTTTAGTAGAACTCGCGCCGGATTGCGAACCCGACCCTGTCAGGCGGGTCGCCCCTGGCGGGTGGACACGGGTGGCGGCGCCTGAGGCGACGCCCCCGGAGGGCTGGCGGTGCGACCGACCGAGACGCCATGCAGACGCCTCCTTGGGAGGGTCCCTGAGCGTGATTGCTGGCCGATTTGGCACCCGTCGAAAAGGTAGGCTAGAGTTTTCAACGCGCCGAACGCCACGGGGACAACCCGGAAGCAGCAAGCGCAATGCGGACGTGGCTCAGTTGGTAGAGCATCACCTTGCCAAGGTGAGGGTCGCGAGTTCGAATCTCGTCGTCCGCTCGGAGAAAAGTCTCTCCAACCCATTTGGGGAGGGTCAAACCTCCATCCGGTGGAGTGGCCGAGAGGCGAGGCAACGGACTGCAAATCCGTGTACACGGGTTCAAATCCCGTCTCCACCTCGGGCGGTTGGCGCAGTGGTAGCGCGCTTCCCTGACACGGAAGAGGTCGCCAGTTCAAACCTGGCATCGCCCACAGAGAAACCCCTAGCTCAGCTAGGGGTTTTGTGCTTGTCCGAGGGGCGCGATGGTTGAGCCTGCTTTTGGCTCCCCAAACCAAGGTGAGGCCCCTGAAACGGGTTGGTCCTCGTCACCAGGATGTGCACTCCTTTGGCGGCGCCGCGTTCACCGTCAACCCGTCCCGTCGACGCCCTCATGCGACGTGCCACGGTGACTTCGACGGGATCTGCGTCGGCGCCTGGACCAGCCCTGGAGTTGCCGACTCAGTCGCTCTGAGGTTCCAGAAGTTCCCTCAACTGGAACGGCACCGAGACGACGACAGAACACGCCTCTCGCGTCCGCAGCCTCGTCGAGCGTGAGGTCATCCAGGTTGACGATGCCGGGTTCCCGATTCAACAGATGCGCGTGGGCCCGGCGCCGACGGCGACCGGGTCGGCTCGCCCGAGCCCTGCGAGGATCCCAGTTCGCGGCGGATCATCGAGGTGAACTGTTCGACGGCGGCGTCGGCCCCCGTCCGGTCACCGTCGATCAAGAGGTCGAAAAGCAGACCCTGCCCCACCGCAAGGGTCAGCCGCGCCAAGCGTTCGGCCGTGGCCGCGTCGGTCGCACCCTCGTAGATCCCGCGGAAGCCCCGAAGCTGGGCCTCGACCATGACCCTGCCGAGGTCGGCCGCGTATGGCCGACCGCGCATCGCGTGCGTCGCCAACTCGAACCACAGCGCTCCGAAGCGCTCGGCACCGTCGGCGGTCGCCGCCCAGTTGCGTCGGCCTGCCGCGATCGGGTCGGTGCCCTCGGCGAACAAGGCGGCAATCTGGTCGGCCTGGCTGCCTGCGACGGAGTCGATCACCGCGGCCAGCACGTCGCTGCGCGATCCCAGGTGGTGGTGGATCATCCGTTGGCTGGTGCCGATCGCCGCGGCGAGCGTGCGTAGGCTGGTGTCGTGCACGCCGTTGTCGGCGTAGTAGGCGAGCACCCGTGCCAACAAGGCGCCGCGTTCCCTGCTCATCGCTCGTCCCTCCCGCCGCTACGCGTGGTCGGCGGCGATGCGGGCGAAGGTCTCGGCCTCCAGCGTGACCATGGAGGCGACCCGTCGCCCCACGAAGAGCCGCAAAGCTGGTGCCAGCGGGCCGCGCCAGTCGAGGGTGAGCGTGAGTTCCGAGCCACCCGTACGTCCCGTCACCCGATGCGTCGCGACCGTGCTGACGCCAGGGGAGCGGGCGATCCATGTGAACGACACGCCTGGGTCCCACTGCGTCACTTGATAGGTCGCCGCGGGCAGTCCGGGCTGCCGCACCAGGTACCGGGCGCCGACCCCGCTTCTGGCGGGCGAGTTCGGCGCGGGAGCGACGGAGTCAAAGGTATCCAGGTGGTTCGGCCACCCCGTCACCTCGGATACGACCCGCCACAGGTCGGCTGGTGATGCGGACGACGACCTCGTGATCTCAAACATGTATCAAATGATACATCCCCGCGGTGTCGGGGCCAGGCAGGGCGCCAAAGGGGCGCCATCCGTCCGCCGTCACCGTCGGGGCGGGGTCCTGCCAGAGATGCGAGCACGCAACGGGGCGTGGGGTCCTGGGCGGCTCAGAGGGCCTCGGCCAAGGAACGTCCGCGCTAGCCCAAGAATGATCGGCTGGCTGTGGGCGCCGTTCGACAGGTTCCGGGCGACCGTCTGTCTGGGGAGCCCGACTCGCAGCTACTTGCCTGGGATGCCCAACGCCTCGGCCAGGTCGTAATCCGCCGGATCGAGTACTTCGGCGCCGAGGTTGTCGGCGATGCGACTGGCATGGTCGGACGGTACGAGAGCAGTCCAGTTCTTCGTGCTCACGATCATCAACTCCCTGTTCGCGGTCACGATCGCGAGCGCCGATCCGATCAGGATGCCCTTGGCGTCCGCCGCGAGTGCTTCCTCGCTGGGATAGACCCTGATCTGCATGCCGTCGCACTCGCCGGCGTCGAAGTCATCGGAGGTGTCCTCGTCGGTGAAGTCCTTGCACGAGTGCCCAGCCGAACGCAGGGCTGCCGCGAGGTCCTTCGCGCTCTCGTAACTGGCGTCCTTCTCGAGCGCCGACGAGCACCCCGTGAAGGCAAGCGCAGCGAGCAGCGCGGCAGACAGTTTCCGGTGCCTCATGATTCCCCAGTTCCTCAGGCGTGGCGTTGCAGCCAGTCGATGGTGAGCAGCGGGCTCTGTCGTCCGCGTGTCGTCAGTCACGGTGACGCTCCGCGAAGGGCAGCCAAGCAGACCCGACAGCAAGCAGCATGCCGCCGAGCACCAGCAGAACCGCTGGAGTGCCAGCCAAGGGCGGCGGAGTCGTGAGCGTGTAGGGGTTGTAGGCCATTGCGGCAGCCCCGATCGCGATCAGATAGAGGCCGAGCACCGCTCCCGCCAAGCCCAGGATCACTCGCGGCACCAGCGCCAGGAGTTGCCCCTTCTCCTCGGCCTGCCGGTTCGCCATGCCCTGTTGCGTCGCTTCATCGAAACCCATGTCCAATCGTCGCACTTGCCTGTCGAGGGCTCATGTCGGATCGGCTTAGCGAGTCCAGGAGCGACACCCCGGGACCGCGCCGGCCGCAGAAGCCCTCGCCCGCTCATGCCAGAGAGACCGGGCGTTGACGGGGTCACGGCCGCTATTGCATCGAGGTCCTCCAGCATCGAGTGCAGAAGCCGAGCGCGGGTCTCTGCCCGTTCTCACGGGATTTCGACCGACGAAGCGACGCTCCGCGTCCCTTCGTGGCTCAATCAGCGGGGAACAGCATCAGTTCGTGGGTCAATCGGCGGGGGCGATGGTGGCTGCGTTTTCGGTCGGGGAAAAGCGTCTCTCGCTTCGTTGTTTGCATAATTGGAATCGTTACCTCACCCTGAAGGAGTTACCCATAATGGGTGGTTCATAATTCTTCGCATGGAGAACAATAAGGCCGGGAAACGAGGCGTCCCGGCGCTGCAAATACGTCGCATGATCTGCGTCGTTGCCTCGATGTGCGTCCTGGCTGGCGCGGGCGCTCTTCCGATATCGACGGCCGCGGCCTCGCCGTCGACCCAGGTGGTCTCGGCGAAGATGCCCGCCAAGGAAAAGGTGACAAGGAAGGTCACCAAGAAGAAGGTGACAAAGAAGGCGACGAAGACGGCCCCGAAGAAGGCGACGTCGAAGAAGACGGCGCCCAAGGTCACGCCCAAGGCGGCGAAGAAGGTGGCTCCGACGAAGGTGTCGGCGCCCGCCGCGAACCCCGCTTCGAAGCCCACGGCGAAGGCCGCGCCCATCAAGACCTATGTCGTCAAGGCCAAGAGCGCCCCTGCGCCGCTCCCGGCCAAGTTGCGCACTACTCCCAAAGCGACAGGGAAGTCCTGGAAGGTCGTCGCACGCAAGAACATCACCACCCAGGCGCAGGTCGACCGCTGCGCCAACACGCCTGCCACCTGGCACGGATACTGGCACGTCGTGGCGCACAACTACTGCAACGGCTGGGCCGCTGACGCGTGGCACGGGATGCGGCGGGGCGATCGCGTGACGCTCACCCTCCCGTCGGGGCAGGTCGTCACGGGACTTGTCGCCTATGACCTGACCATCCGCTACGGCGGTCGGTGGGATGACATGCCTCCGGCCGGCGCGGGCTACTTCAGCCTGCAGACCTCCTGGAGGGACTCGATCCATCGCGACTCGAGTCACATCATCGTCGTCAAGCGCGCCTGACGAGAGACGAGCAGACGGAGCCCCGCACCCGAGTATCTCGATGCGGGGCTCCTGCCCTGTCCGCCATCGACCATTTGTCGCCAATCTGCGCTAAGGGTTGCCTCAAATGGCGGCATTAACAACGGGTGTTATCTACGCGTTATTTTCCTAGGGGCGAGGAATTCGTGGTCCGGTCAGATTGCTAGCGTAAAGGCGTCGTGTCCACGCGGGGCACGAGTATGCCAAAGGAAAGACTCCTGCCCGTGACTGAACCCTCACGCCGCAAACAGCAAAACCCCCTGAAAAGGTCGATTGGAGGAGCCGCCCTCGCACTCATGGCAGCGGCATTATCCATTCCGGGAGTCCTGGTGGCGGACGCGCAGGAGGTCGCGCCTCGCGACACCTTCGCGGGCGAGACGTGCTGGGACCTGAACCCCTGGCCGGGACTCGTGGACCTCGATGGCAGTGACGCCGCGGATCTTGGGGTCGCGACGTACGTCGGCGGGGACCTGCGGGTGCTTGAGAAGGCGGCGGAGCTCGAGGGCCTCACGCTGGTGCGCGGCGAAGCCATCTTCGACCGGACGCCCGGGGGCACGGTGAACGTTGGGATCGTCGGAGAGGGATCACACGTCAAGCCGCCGCTGAAGTCCACGATGCTGGCCATCGAGGGCGACATGGGCCTCAGCGAGGGCACCCGCGTGGCGGTCGGCGAGGGAACCGACGCTCCCAGGCCGCAGGGCAAGCTCCGCGTCGGTGGCCAACTCGACGCCGACCAGGGCCAGGTGACCTCGTTTGACACGCAGACCGGCCTTGGCGGGGAGGCCCTCCCGGAGGAGTTCCGTGGCTTCGACCGGGACATCGCCGCGACCCAACGCTTCCTGTCGGACCTCGAGGGGCATGCGACCATCACGAGTCAATGGGGTCGGGCGACCATCGAGCTCGGAACTGGCCTGCTCCACGGCCTCCAAGTGGCCACGGTTGGAGCCGATGACCTCAGTGATGCCAGAGAGATCGACCTCAGCGGGATTGACCCCGACGGGCACGTGGTGATCAACGTCACAGGCGGCTCCGTCGACCTGGAGGTCGCGAGCATCCTCATCGAGGGCGAGCTTCACGGCTTCGGGGAGCCCGAGTTCGGTGAGGCATCCGCGCGCGTGCTGTGGAACTTCGTGGACGCGACCGACATCCGGTTCGGGAGCGAAGTCAAGGGCACCCAGTGGATCGGCTCGATCGTGACCGGCCCTGAAGCCAATGTCGAGACACTCTTCAGCCACAACGGCCGCCTCTACGTCGACGGGGACCTCACCATGCGCGGCGAGGGCACCGAACTGCACAATTTCGGCTGGACCTGGGGCTTCGAGTGCGACGAGCGACCCACCGGTAGCTTCTCCATCACGAAGAACGTCGTCGATCCCGAGGGCCTCTCCGCCACCGACATGTTCACCGGCACCTGGTCCTGCGAGCTTGACGGCGCCGTCGTCAAGGACGGCACGTGGTCGCTTGGCGATGCGGTAACCCAGACGGTGACCGATATCCCTGTGGGCGCCAGTTGCACGGTCTCAGAGGATGAGCTGGTCGATCCCGCCGGCGGCACCTGGAGCAAGGAGATCACCCCGCCCGACTTCGACGTTACCGGGACCGACCACGTCGTCGAGGTCGTCGTGACCAACACCCTCGAGGCCAACGCCCCCGAGATCGGCGGCTTCGCCATCACCAAGAAGGTCGTCAACGAGTCGATGCTCGAGTTCACCGACGAGTTCCACGGCACCTGGTCCTGTGAGTACAACGACGAGCACCAGGATGGCTCCTGGACGCTTATCGACGGCGCGACCTTCGACGGGCCGGAACTGCTGGTCGGCAGCACCTGCACGGTGGCCGAGGATGACGTCGTCGACCCCGAGGGCGGCACCTGGCTTGAGCCGGTCATCGAGCCGAGCGAGTTCACCATCACCGCCGACGGCGAGATCGTCGCCGTCACCGTCACCAACACCCTCGAGGCCAAGGTGACGGAGCCTGAGGTGACGGAGCCTGAGGTGACCGAGCCTGAGGTGACCGAGCCTGAGGTGACCGAGCCTGAGGTGACCGAGCCCGAGGTGACGGAGCCCGAGGTGACCGAGCCCGAGGTGACCGAGCCCGAGGTGACCGAGCCCGAGGTGACCGAGCCCGAGGTCACGGAACCCGAGGTGACGGAACCCGAGGTCACCGAGCCGAAGGAGCCGGGGCCTGGTCTCCCCGACACCGGCGCCCTCGGCACCGGCACGGCCATCGCCGGCGTGATCGCCCTCATCGGAGCCGGCGTCATCGCGCTGTTCCGCATCGGGCGCCGCTCGACCACGGCCTGATCGACGTGAGGGCGGGGAGGGCCGACACCCCTCCCCGCCCTTTCCATGCCCGGGCGCGTCTCCATGCCCGGGCGCGTAGCCGCGTGACGCTCGGGTCGCACTAGGATCGGTGGCGACGAAAGGGGCGCTGGTGAGCCGCATCAACCCGGTGGTGCTGGTTCTCATCGCCATCGCGTCGGTCCAGTTCGGCGCCGCGCTCGCCAAGGGCATCTTCACGCAGGCCACCCCGCTCACCCTCGCCTTCCTGAGGGTGGCCATCGCCACCCTGATCTTCCTGCTCATCGCTCGGCCGCGACTCGCTGGCCGCACGGCCAGGGACTGGCTCGACGTGTGCGCCTACGGCGCCTGCCTGACGGGGATGAACGCCGCGATCTACCTCAGCTTCGCGCGCATCCCGATCGGCGTCGCCGTCACGTTGGAGTTCATCGGCCCGCTGCTGCTGGCCGTCGTGGGCTCCCGCCGCCTCGTCGACCTCGCCTGGGTGGCCCTCGCCGGCGCAGGCGTCGTGTTGCTCGGCGCCCTGCCAAGCGACATCGACCCCATCGGGGTGGGCCTCGCGCTCCT is a genomic window containing:
- a CDS encoding sirohydrochlorin chelatase; this translates as MTAPAIVLVADGPDDPAVATTLQAIARGLQGARKDLRIHLARLEGVKPPLQKVIASLVAEDVAEAVLVPLDLVSAADHAEELDTFHHSPDIHVVVSRPVGPASELLNILDERVREALHRGGALEIDGLVLGAPAGADVRGNSLLARRARQWSTHHRLPVQLAVDEGDGRVTAAAVASLRAQGRRHIAVGSLFLTPTPAYQSHAQAALRAGAIAVTAPLGDSDHLRHLILARYAFGAMELLDGIPTQLSVEDLDGEES
- a CDS encoding TetR/AcrR family transcriptional regulator, whose translation is MSRERGALLARVLAYYADNGVHDTSLRTLAAAIGTSQRMIHHHLGSRSDVLAAVIDSVAGSQADQIAALFAEGTDPIAAGRRNWAATADGAERFGALWFELATHAMRGRPYAADLGRVMVEAQLRGFRGIYEGATDAATAERLARLTLAVGQGLLFDLLIDGDRTGADAAVEQFTSMIRRELGSSQGSGEPTRSPSAPGPRASVESGTRHRQPG
- a CDS encoding SRPBCC family protein; translation: MFEITRSSSASPADLWRVVSEVTGWPNHLDTFDSVAPAPNSPARSGVGARYLVRQPGLPAATYQVTQWDPGVSFTWIARSPGVSTVATHRVTGRTGGSELTLTLDWRGPLAPALRLFVGRRVASMVTLEAETFARIAADHA
- a CDS encoding DUF5979 domain-containing protein, encoding MAAALSIPGVLVADAQEVAPRDTFAGETCWDLNPWPGLVDLDGSDAADLGVATYVGGDLRVLEKAAELEGLTLVRGEAIFDRTPGGTVNVGIVGEGSHVKPPLKSTMLAIEGDMGLSEGTRVAVGEGTDAPRPQGKLRVGGQLDADQGQVTSFDTQTGLGGEALPEEFRGFDRDIAATQRFLSDLEGHATITSQWGRATIELGTGLLHGLQVATVGADDLSDAREIDLSGIDPDGHVVINVTGGSVDLEVASILIEGELHGFGEPEFGEASARVLWNFVDATDIRFGSEVKGTQWIGSIVTGPEANVETLFSHNGRLYVDGDLTMRGEGTELHNFGWTWGFECDERPTGSFSITKNVVDPEGLSATDMFTGTWSCELDGAVVKDGTWSLGDAVTQTVTDIPVGASCTVSEDELVDPAGGTWSKEITPPDFDVTGTDHVVEVVVTNTLEANAPEIGGFAITKKVVNESMLEFTDEFHGTWSCEYNDEHQDGSWTLIDGATFDGPELLVGSTCTVAEDDVVDPEGGTWLEPVIEPSEFTITADGEIVAVTVTNTLEAKVTEPEVTEPEVTEPEVTEPEVTEPEVTEPEVTEPEVTEPEVTEPEVTEPEVTEPEVTEPEVTEPEVTEPKEPGPGLPDTGALGTGTAIAGVIALIGAGVIALFRIGRRSTTA
- a CDS encoding EamA family transporter — encoded protein: MSRINPVVLVLIAIASVQFGAALAKGIFTQATPLTLAFLRVAIATLIFLLIARPRLAGRTARDWLDVCAYGACLTGMNAAIYLSFARIPIGVAVTLEFIGPLLLAVVGSRRLVDLAWVALAGAGVVLLGALPSDIDPIGVGLALLAGALWAGYIALAGPVGRRWEGISGLTIGSAFGALLLAGPAVAVAGETFSQPKVWATMAAVALLSTVIPYGLELHARRSIKASTFSILMSLEPAAAAIFAWIVLSEWLGVAEWAAMACVIVASIGAIRSSRRTEAAT